A stretch of the Lolium perenne isolate Kyuss_39 chromosome 3, Kyuss_2.0, whole genome shotgun sequence genome encodes the following:
- the LOC139838146 gene encoding F-box/FBD/LRR-repeat protein At5g22700-like — protein sequence MAAGDRISALPNDVLQHVLSFAPAREAAATAILSRRWRSVWRRTGAIILDSKPYKHAQREIGYYSPAFDTFFRDAHAALAAFRRPRGGSGLKRLTLALEEGTYHLSRSSWYNKDPEPEKDSRVHDLLDDPAVARLEELIVSCENSYHRRYAPPLHSLPCAATLRVLELTRCNLEQPSHPGGGAMSFPHLTDLTLRNCYFLEGCLQATIDAAPALANLALANVHQRAPEPAGSTKKDFYMLPFRVRSPTVTSLAVTQTYVEDEKELEASSSNGGRIELDMPSLRFFRYYGFRIKLALTSPTPGLARVDLNVTASRQRVRWDLKYEPPSRILANFSSTRALKLRLGYIEDLIAADEVPLTAFPNLKLLELDAKYQYMNGNTAVAMATLLRSCPAMSELRLRLNMRWDYDHERKYENHVGGSFGEAMDRFESLGSMSSAHRDAVQIGGVSELPDAFTNNGAFSCLQRSLRKVTLQFKAKEANCFQVQLAKFLVENAMVLEEMHVDDGIRFWPDRLFHKLARWRADAFCKRNLQLPDTATGFQVYQLPSTVVDPEQERSLYYSFD from the coding sequence ATGGCCGCCGGAGACCGTATCTCCGCCCTGCCCAACGACGTGCTCCAGCACGTCCTCTCCTTCGCGCCGGCGAGGGAGGCCGCTGCCACCGCCATCCTCTCGCGCCGCTGGCGCTCAGTGTGGCGCCGGACGGGCGCCATCATCCTCGACAGCAAGCCATACAAACATGCACAGCGCGAAATCGGCTACTACTCTCCGGCTTTTGACACCTTCTTCCGCGACGCCCACGCGGCCCTCGCCGCCTTCCGCCGTCCACGCGGCGGCTCGGGACTCAAGAGGCTCACGCTCGCCCTGGAGGAAGGCACCTATCACCTCAGCAGGTCCTCCTGGTACAACAAGGACCCCGAACCGGAGAAGGACAGCAGGGTCCACGATCTCCTCGACGACCCAGCCGTGGCACGGCTGGAGGAGCTCATCGTCAGCTGCGAGAACAGCTACCACAGGCGCTACGCCCCGCCGCTGCACTCCCTGCCGTGCGCCGCCACGCTCCGGGTGCTGGAGCTCACTCGCTGCAACCTAGAGCAGCCGTCACACCCGGGAGGAGGAGCCATGTCGTTCCCGCATCTCACGGATCTCACGCTGCGGAACTGCTACTTCTTGGAGGGGTGTCTCCAGGCCACCATCGACGCCGCGCCGGCGCTCGCCAACCTGGCGCTGGCGAACGTCCACCAAAGGGCGCCGGAGCCGGCTGGTTCCACCAAGAAGGACTTCTACATGCTGCCCTTCCGCGTCCGCTCCCCGACGGTCACTTCCTTGGCGGTGACCCAAACTTATGTCGAAGACGAGAAGGAGCTCGAGGCGTCCAGCAGCAATGGCGGCCGCATCGAACTCGACATGCCGAGCCTCCGGTTCTTCCGCTACTACGGGTTCCGAATCAAGCTCGCCCTGACATCGCCGACGCCAGGGCTCGCGCGAGTCGATCTCAACGTCACCGCGAGCCGTCAGCGGGTCAGATGGGACTTGAAGTACGAGCCGCCGTCGCGCATCCTCGCAAACTTCTCCAGCACGCGGGCGCTGAAGCTGCGCCTCGGCTACATCGAGGACCTCATCGCGGCCGACGAGGTCCCGCTGACCGCGTTCCCCAACCTCAAGCTCCTGGAACTAGACGCAAAATACCAGTACATGAACGGCAACACGGCGGTGGCAATGGCGACGCTGCTCCGCTCCTGCCCGGCGATGTCCGAGCTCCGGCTAAGGCTGAACATGAGGTGGGACTACGATCACGAACGCAAGTACGAGAATCACGTCGGAGGCTCCTTCGGCGAGGCCATGGATCGCTTCGAGAGCCTCGGCTCCATGTCCTCGGCGCACCGCGACGCCGTGCAGATCGGCGGCGTCTCGGAGCTCCCGGACGCGTTCACCAACAACGGCGCCTTCAGCTGCCTGCAGAGGAGCCTGCGCAAGGTAACACTGCAGTTCAAGGCCAAGGAGGCCAACTGCTTCCAGGTACAGCTGGCCAAGTTCCTCGTGGAGAACGCCATGGTGCTCGAGGAGATGCACGTCGATGATGGGATCCGGTTCTGGCCGGACCGCCTGTTCCACAAGCTCGCGAGATGGCGAGCCGATGCGTTCTGCAAGAGGAATCTGCAGCTGCCGGACACGGCCACCGGATTTCAGGTGTACCAGCTGCCTAGCACTGTGGTAGATCCTGAGCAGGAGCGATCGCTTTATTACAGTTTCGATTGA